The Gemmatimonadales bacterium DNA window ACCTGGACGTCTAGGCACGCTCAAGCCAACGCGGTCCGACGCTCCTCGTGCCCTGCGCGGGGAGCGTCGCTGCATTCGCACACCTCGCGGTAGCTGGCGTGGAGCCGGTCAAGCTCCAACTCCCACGACATTCCCTCGGCCGTCCGCCTTGCCCCCGCTCCCAGTCGCCGGACGAGCGCCGGCGACCGGACCAGCGCGAGTATCGCACGGGCCATGGCGCTGATGTCGCCCGGAGGATAGGCGATCCCGTTGACGTCGTCCCGGAGATGATCCGCGACCCCGCCGGCCGGTGCGGCAATCACCGGCAGGCCGCTGGCCATCGCCTCGAGGATCACCAGGCCAAGCGTTTCCGTGTGCGAGGAAAAGAGGAACGCGTCGGCGCTCGCATACAGGGTGGGGAGCATCGACCCCCGGTCGAGATTGCCCAGGAAGGAGACGCCCTCGGGCGCGTCAGCGCGGAGCGCAGCTTCGCGCGGCCCGACGCCCGCGATGATGAGGCGAACCTCGCGCTCGGGCAGCGCCCGCTGGGCGGCGGCGAACCCTGCAAGAATCCGTTCCACTCCCTTTTCAGCCGCCAACCGACCGACGTGCAGTAGGATGAAGGCGTCGTCGCTGCCGTACGCCTGCCGAAGCATCGAACTCCGGTGTCGCGAATCGAAGACATTCACGTCCACCCCTTCCCCAGACCTCCACGTCCTCGACGCCCAGCGCTGTCAGTTCCTCCCGCGCCAGGAGGCCGGGGGTAAACACCCACCGGCTCCGCCGGTGAAACCGGCCGATGTAGTCGCGCACCGTACCACGCAACCAGGGCGCGCCGTACGACTTGGTATAGCGAGAGAAGTCTGTGTGGTACGAGGAAACCACCGGCAGCCCTCGGCGGAGCGCCTGGCGCTGCCCGATCCGTCCGAGAACGAATTCGGTGGCACTGTGCACGATGTCCGGTTGGAACGCCGTAATGATGCCGTCGATGGTCCGCACCGCGGGGGCGGCGAGGCGGATGTCCGAGTACCCCGGCAGGGCCATGCTTGGAATCGTGACCTGTTGTGGCGGCCGCGCCGACGTGACGGACGAGCCGAAGGGGTT harbors:
- a CDS encoding glycosyltransferase, which gives rise to MPLPDRPLRALYCTDTYPPQVNGVSVVTALSVAGLIQRGWEVAVVGPAYPPVNLNPFGSSVTSARPPQQVTIPSMALPGYSDIRLAAPAVRTIDGIITAFQPDIVHSATEFVLGRIGQRQALRRGLPVVSSYHTDFSRYTKSYGAPWLRGTVRDYIGRFHRRSRWVFTPGLLAREELTALGVEDVEVWGRGGRECLRFATPEFDASAGVRQRRRLHPTARRSVGG
- a CDS encoding glycosyltransferase, which translates into the protein MLRQAYGSDDAFILLHVGRLAAEKGVERILAGFAAAQRALPEREVRLIIAGVGPREAALRADAPEGVSFLGNLDRGSMLPTLYASADAFLFSSHTETLGLVILEAMASGLPVIAAPAGGVADHLRDDVNGIAYPPGDISAMARAILALVRSPALVRRLGAGARRTAEGMSWELELDRLHASYREVCECSDAPRAGHEERRTALA